Below is a genomic region from Fulvia fulva chromosome 5, complete sequence.
GCCTCGACGAAGATACGACCAAATCTTGATGGCTGTGGTAACCACAAGAGCTTAGCAGAGGTGGACGGTACCGTCGTGCATCGCATCAACGGCATTGCTCGATCACTCGGCGTCACACTTGTGAACTTCTATCTGGCCGCTGTCCAATGTCTGGTCTCACGATTGACAAGTGTGGAGCAGATCTGTCTGGGCGTGACAGACTCCGGGCGGGACGCGGAGACTGTGGACACACCAGGTTTCTTCATCAACATGCTTCCTCTGCGACTCGGAAGGGACCACCCTCGATCTTTCGAAGGATTGGTAAAGGAAGTAAACAGCGCCTATGGCGAAGCACGGAAGCATTCAGATGTTCCTTTCGACAGCATCTTGGAAACTCTTGCGATCGACCGGGACCCTACATGCACGCCGATCTTTCAAGTTGGCTTCGATCTTCGCCCAGGGCAGACTTTCAACATCCCTCTTGGAAATTGTCAGCTGCGTGTCCGTGATCTCATTGACTCCACGCTGCCATACGACATTACCTTTTGTGTCACTCCGATGCCCGAGTCTGGGCCGTCCTACGTACAAATCATCACTCGAGCGGACTTGTACTCGCAAGAGGCTACGGCGTTGATGACATCGATGTATGTGACTCTTCTGGAGAGTGCTGTACAAGCATCCGCTGCCGATGCGATCGACGAACTCCGGATACATCCTCAAGCCGGGGTTCAGAGAGCACTAGACTTTGGTAGACCGAAACATGTGGACTTCGCCGGATGGCCATCAACACTTACGGAGAGATTCGAGCGCGTGTTTCGACAACACCCAAACATGATCGCCGTCAAGGATAATTCTGGCTCGTCGACATATGAACAATTGTCCTCTGCTGCCATGTCGCTGTCCTTCCACCTCAAAACTCATCAAGGCTCTCGAATCGCTGTCCTTTGCGAGCCGCAACGAGCGTGGATTATTAGCATGCTCGCTGTTCTGAGAGTTGGTGGCACGTTTGTATCACTGGATGCAACCCTGCCTCCTGCACGACTCACGGCTATGATCAAAGCGTGCGAATGCGACGTTCTTCTTTGTCATAACAAGACCGAAGATTTGGCAACTGAGATCGTATCAGAGACATCAGTAGTTCAGGTCTTGTCCATTGATGAGACTCCGATACTTGCCAGTGGGTCTACCATGGAAAACCTTGAAGATCCAAGCAGAGCATCGCTTATCCTGTGCACTAGTGGGACGACTGGTGTTCCAAAAGCGATCTTGCTTTCGTCACATGGCTTTCTCAACTATCTTGCGCACCAGGCCCATACTCACGGCATGCAAGCAGGCGAAGTGATCCTACAACAGAGCAGTCTTGGCTTTGATATGGCCATCGCCCAGGCTCTGCTTGCTTTGACACATGGCGCCACGCTAGTCATCGCTCCGCAGCCGCTCAGGGGAGATCCTGTGGCTATTACGGAGCTGATGGTCCAGGAGGACGTGAGTCTTACATTTGCTTGTCCTACGGAGTACTTGATGTGGCTGCGTTTGGGCCGTGAGAATCTTTCTCGTCTCAGCAAGTGGCGGCTAGCTTACTCTGGCGGAGAGAAAGTCCCCGAAGCGCTTCGCAGAGAAATGCGGCAAGTGTCTTGTCAACCGCTGCATTACGATGTGTATGGCCCAACCGAGGCCACCATCTGCGCGACTATGGAACTTGACGATGAATTAGTAGAAGACCCCTTGGCAAAAAGCGCAACATCAGTGGGCCGTCCGCTGGCCAATGTCGGCATTTTCGTCCTGGACTCTGAAGGTCACATCTGCGCACCTGGTATTCCTGGAGAAGTATACATCGCAGGCAGTGGGGTGGCCCTTGGTTATGTGGACTCTAGCGCAACATCCAGATCATTTGTAGAGACCTCGATGATCCAAGGGATGGCTGGCACCAACATTCCCGCTGGTAGAATGTATAAGACCGGAGACAAGGCTGTCTGGCGAGTGGACGGGACCCTCGGCTTTCTTGGTCGAATAGATGGGGACACAACCATCAAGATACGTGGTTTGAGGACCGACTTGACCGATGTGGAAAACACGATCTTGTGTGAAGCGTCGCATCTGATATCGGATGTGATCGTTACTCCCTGGCGGCATAATGACGATGTACACCTAGTCGCCCACGTCGTACTCCACGACTCAGGCAAGACAAGACAGCATTGTGATGAAAACCAGACCGCGCAAGATCACCTCAACGAAGCGTCGCTCGAAGACTTCATGCAGGGACTCCCTTCACCACAGCACATGAAGCCCACTCGAGTCGTCGTCCATGAGAGATTGCCGATGAACGCCAATGGCAAAGTGAATCGCCGTTTGCTAGGGGGTACTCCACTGCCTGAAAGAAGCGCCATGGTCCATCAAGTGGAGGACGGCGGCATGACCACGCTCGAGCAGCTTGAGCTACACATCATATGGCAGCGCATCCTCGATCGTGCCGACATTCCGAGAAGCTCAAatgttgacttctgggcAATGGGAGGCTCGTCTCTGGATCTGGCTAGATTGCAGGCGGCTATTGCCACAGATATGCAGGTCAAATTGTCCATTCGAGACATGTTCAAGCATAGCACTCTTGGGGAGATGGCCGACTTGCTATCCAAACGCACTGCAGAATCTTTTACTCGTGTAGCAATAGACTGGGATCGGGAGACTAGACTTCCAGCGGATCTCAAGAATGCTCTGGTAGCACCCAACGCCGCGGATCGCACGGCTGTGACATCGTGTGACGAAGTCCTGCTAACAGGTGCTGACACCTTCTTGGGTGGGCATATCCTTCGAGCTATGCTCCGCAATGATCATGTTCGAAAGGTCCACTGCCTCGCAGTAGCCTCGCCGAGCAAACTCCCTGCCGGTCTCGATGCGGCGCGTATCGTTATTCATGAGGGCAGCACTCTTCATCTTCCAAACTTCGGTCTAGATGATGAGATCGTCGCGAACATCACCAGAAGTGTCGACCGCATCATAATAGCTGGCGGCCACGGTCATTGTTTGCACAGCTACGCCTCTCTTCGCCAATCCAATGTGGCGAGTCTCAAGTTTCTGGCAGCTTGCGCGATTCGCCGCCGCACCCCACTGCACTTCATATCCTCTGGTCGAGTCACACTTCTTGCGAAGGACTCAGAAGCCGCATTGCCACCTGTTAGCTTGAGAAAGCATCAGCCCCACAGCGATGGAGCTGAGGGCCTCACAGCGGCCAAATGGGTTGGCGAAGTGTTCTTGGAGCGTCTGTTCAAGGAAGCTGCCAAATCTGGGCTTGATTTACCCATCACCATCCACCGACCTTGCGCATTGATCGGTGACGAAGCTCCCTTGGAAGATGCTCTCAACTCGATCCTGAGATTCTCAGCACTCATGAGCACTGTGCCGCAGATCTCCAGGCTACCCATTTCCGGATACTTCGACTTTGCACCCATTGAAGCCGTCGCGCAAGATATCGCCAACATGACAAGCGATGTAGAGCAGCCACCATACCTTCGCTTCCGCCATCATAGTGGAGGTGTCAAGATACAGCCAAATGACCTCAAAGGGCATTTTGAGAAGATGTATGGCAGAGACTTCGCCGAGATCGAGCTGGAAGAATGGGTCGCTAACGCCCAAAAGTTGGGAATGGAGCCGATCATTGGGGTCTATCTGCGCGCTGTCTTCGCGAATGGACAGGAGATTAAGTTCCCATTCATGGGAGAGCCGAGCCCTTAGTCAAGAGCACCAAGGTTGGTCGCCGCAACTCCTCAGCGCGATGGCAGATTTCACCGCCGCAAGGCGCTACCTCACCCATCATATCGGCCCATCCATCGATCTCTCCATAAGCACCCATAACCTCCTCACCGCCACCACTCTTCCCCCTTTTGTCCCAATTCGGAGAGTGTTTCTTCCCGCACGTCCTCGTCGTGCTCGGCATGCAGCAAAAGCACTTGTGCTCCTGCGTACAGCATAGTCCTTTGCCGTCCATGGAGAGGTAAGTTGAGACGCACTTGAGAGTATTCAGTCAGCACGAGGAGCGAATTCGACACGGTGGAGAGGCTCACGCATGTAGCGCCATCAGGACTGGGCGCTTCTGTGGCTATTGATAGGATGATGCTGAGGACTGGGAATGGGCTCACGCTGATGCCGGATGGAGGTCCACTGGTGTACTGATGTGCGCTCGTTTCTAATTGCTGGTATGTTCCAGGCTGTTGGTCGATCGTGGGACAAGGTGCAGGTACTATGTGATAGCTTTCTTCAGCGAAAGTGCATACTTTCTGGAAGTTCACCATGCGGCTCGGTGGCTAACGTGGAGTTGATTGTCCGTAATCAGACCTTGCAAACAGCCTACTCCTCATACCAGATCTTGTCTCCCTGCAAGGTCTAGTATGTTGATCAATGAGCTACCCTGTTATCGTCCGTAAGGCAAACGTTGACAGGCTCGCCACGTGCCATTCCTAGGATCTTGTCAAGGTCAGCTTGTGTAAGATCGGACAAGATGCCTAGATTAATCGAATGGCTAAGAAAATCGATGTCGCAACGTTGCGACAACTATCTACGCCGCCAATTTAGAATGGCAAAAGCGCTCACGAAGTGGTGAAGTCTGTGATTAAGATCTCATGACTTTGTCAAAGCATACTGTTTTGACTGGGTATATTACTTGTTGAGCAACGCTCAGCTGGTGTATCCGCCTCACAACTGGTAGAAAGGCTTTTCCGGGGCATAGCCAGTAAGGCGATTGCCATCCTCCGGTCTGAACTTCTTCGTTTTGCTCAAGGTGTGCGCCTCCTTTGCGAGCTCCTCAACCTCTGTGAACTCAAACACACCCTCCTTCTCCTTGAACTTGAAGTTCGTCAGGTCATACACAGCCGTCGCATACTCTGGAGCGACATTATAGATCTGGGACAGATATCGCTTGGCGATGATCGGGTAATTGACGTGCGAAAGCATCTTCGCCGTGTTGCTGTGAAGATTCGCACGGTCCTGCTCCGACATGACCCGCCTGTACAGCTCCCGCGGTTGATCGTACTCGGACAACTTGCCCTTGTGGTAGTAGTGTGATTTGCGGGATACCACGTTGTCAGAAACTTTGTAGGGCGCTTCTGCAACGTCTGGGCGGAACTTGTCGGTGAAGGAGTTTGGTGTGTATTGTTTGTTGCCGGCGTGATTGGCGTCGACACGAATCTGTCCGTCGAAATTGATTGATGAGAGCGATGATGCGGCGAAGGGGCAATTGACTGGAATTTGATGAAGATTGACTCCGATACGGTGATACTGGGCATCGCGGTAGAAGAACATGCGGCTTATGTATATGTCAGTGTAAAATGTTACGAAAGTCATGAGTTGAACTTACAATTGCAAGAGCGGATCTGGAGAGTCCTCAACACCCGGGATCATGCTTCCAGGCGAGAATGCAGCCTGTTCCACATCACGATGGAAGTTCTCCGGGTTCTTGTTGAGAACCAAGTTGCCAAATTCCTGGAGAGGGAACTGTCCCTTGGGCCACACCTCTGTGACATCGAACGGATCAAATCCAAGCTTCTCGGCATCTGCATCCTCGGGCTTCATGACCTGGATATAAGCCTTCCACTTGAACTCTTTACCAGCCTCGATACCCTCCCAAAGCTGCTGCTTGGAGTAGTCGGGGTTCTCGCCAGAGATGCGGATGGCCTCGGGTTGCGTCAAATCGTGACGGCCATGCTCTGCTAGGAAGTGATACTTGATATAGACAAACTTGCCCTCCTTGTTTACCCACTTGAAAATGTGACAGCCGTAGCCGTGGAGGTTTGTCCAGCCGTCTGGTGTACCGTGGTCGATAAAGAACATCAGTCCTGCATGGTTGCCTTCCGGGGTGTTGCCAAGAAGGTCGAAGGTGGCATCGTAGTCTAGAAGGAAATTCTTGGGGTTTCTAGCCTGTGATCTGATCACATCAGGACCTTGGATTGGATCCCTGCAGAAGAACACTATCCGTGGGAGTCAGCAGAGTCATACAGTGGACACAAAAGCATGCCCTACCAGGAAAGTTCTAGGAAGTGTTAGCAAAGTCACATGGTGGAGTCCAGGTGCACATCTTACCAGTCCAACGATATCATAGTTGCCCTCTCGGGTGTAGAACTTGATAGCAAAGCCACGAGGGCTACGTGCCTCGGCAGGAAACTCGCGACCAAGCGTGACAGTCGAGAATCGGATGAAGATGGGAGTCTTCGCCAATGGCTTCTGCAAGAAGTCGGCCTTGGTGAGGTCGGAAACATCGGCCGTGGGCTCAAAGTAGCCGAAAGCACCAGATCCGCAAGGGTGCACCATCCGCTCGAGGTTCTTGGAGCGGTTGAAGTGCTGCTGCTTCTGAAGCAGGTGAACATCGCTGCAGTGTATACCAATGAGACGCTCGTCTTTGCCCGACCATCTAGCACAACGCGTGCCGCTGATGAATGCGTCGGGCGTGATTGGTATGTCATGGCATCGTCGTGGTGACGGGATGCGTGCTTGGATACGGTCAACATGATGCTATGGCCGGACAATGCCACATTTGGCCCGACCGGCATGCCGTGACATCTCTCAAGCTCCACCCGGCTGGTGCAGCATTCCCAAGCGTTTGCACATCTCTTGACCCATGCTGAAGAATGCATGTCGCACGGTTGAAGAATTAAACTCGTTCGTCGCAAGGTGGTTCGCGGGAACACATGCTCGTAGCGGTAGAATGGGCGACGAGGACCAGGCACGGCCGCATCTCGGCCGAAGCTTCGATGTCTTGAAGAGAAGGGCGAATTCGATATTTGAAGGGATCTTGCAGGACCTGAGGACTCCATGAGAGAAAAGCTTGTCATTGTCACCCGAGAGTGCAGAATGAAGAAGGGAGGACGGTGGAAGAAAGCCGTGCAGCCTCGGCGCATTGGCGGCGATGAGCATTTCTGAAACACATGCACGCTTTGCCTTCCAACATCTGCGACCTCACCTCTTCTCACGCGACTGCTCTGTATCCATGCCTCTCCAACGACGAGATCGCATCTTCGCAGCAGGTCTTGGCTCTATGGACGAAGAGTCAAGCTGGGTGACGTTCGAGACTCATCGAGCCAGGGCGAACCTTATTCTTATTTCTAAAAAGGGTGAGACCTGACAAGGGTGGGATCTCAGATTACGGCTTTGCAGTGCATTCCTATAGTAACCGTATTCTACCTTCCTACACGCTCTATATACCTTACCATCGCCGTGTTTACGATATATAGCCTTGTATCGCAatcctaggtattattagCGCTATAGCTTTACCcttactattactatagcTCCGCTTACCCCTAAAGACGATACCTATATCGTATTACTTATCGACGAGG
It encodes:
- a CDS encoding Vegetative catalase, producing MFFIDHGTPDGWTNLHGYGCHIFKWVNKEGKFVYIKYHFLAEHGRHDLTQPEAIRISGENPDYSKQQLWEGIEAGKEFKWKAYIQVMKPEDADAEKLGFDPFDVTEVWPKGQFPLQEFGNLVLNKNPENFHRDVEQAAFSPGSMIPGVEDSPDPLLQFRMFFYRDAQYHRIGVNLHQIPVNCPFAASSLSSINFDGQIRVDANHAGNKQYTPNSFTDKFRPDVAEAPYKVSDNVVSRKSHYYHKGKLSEYDQPRELYRRVMSEQDRANLHSNTAKMLSHVNYPIIAKRYLSQIYNVAPEYATAVYDLTNFKFKEKEGVFEFTEVEELAKEAHTLSKTKKFRPEDGNRLTGYAPEKPFYQL